Proteins found in one Ammospiza nelsoni isolate bAmmNel1 chromosome 15, bAmmNel1.pri, whole genome shotgun sequence genomic segment:
- the CENPI gene encoding centromere protein I — protein MQRRRSSKTPKQPLPVPNKSQTDLSAWRKGGKTDSEKSLQNNQSAGDQKCESQEGSLEQALSYFQKAQDSVALKKKSVVQEHLDAVESTALEQGLPPEGFEILLKVVLSGRFADTVNTRLLKSLIPASVIPENSVVTAVSWLCVGKCSGNIQLLFLKWLITMFDFIDHKEQLNALYGFFFSFLQDEKLCPYVCHVLYLLTRKENVRPFRIRILLDLQAKMGMQSHLQALLSLYKLFCPEQVTITLPGKMKTYFKNSEGPWKAAITAVRQRNQGTSPLSQAVFLGTSQPQSRKRKWNAQLVIPASSASTKHLDEDREKSSFNLCSPNESFPVEQLQTFPQLLQNIHCLEFPSQMGSVLTNPLLLHYMNCVKDESIYLRLYYWMGQRLQEECTWCVVDNPYEEEFRSFLETAYKAECFLQKGFSACEEFLYKTLPLWDGVCCRSEVLGLVSWIPLSSFSDIKPYVFDPLAQLFFTSSIYFKCSVLESLKELLQNWLNSSVFKMDLEISSVNTTLSGLVNVVAELVHFVGWISTVGLRLENNSTFLLYFILDFYGTVCDMYLKYNLPLLIMPPAGVFYPALLSMDSVNLNHLCYIMYRYRANLVAAKENELSKKKILQFKFSNQTYQEYNQYIIAMVGCLWTSSAFQKDIHPQGLRMDDKLLSKTAVKEVKTSFNIVYHPAMMGYSIKFLQQICPEDTTFNFKLIKGKKWDWYLEYLYTQGLKGLKVFIESSISRVSQARSKAGNVEV, from the exons ATGCAGCGAAGGAGGAGTTCCAAGACCCCAAAGCAGCCTCTGCCTGTTCCCAATAAAAGCCAAACTGATCTCTCTGCCTGGCGAAAGGGAGGGAAAACTGACTCTGAAAAAAGTTTGCAGAATAATCAATCTGCTGGTGATCAGAAATGTGAGAGCCAGGAAGGGTCTCTAGAGCAAGCTTTGAGCTACTTTCAGAAAG CTCAAGACTCTGTTGCACTGAAGAAGAAGAGTGTTGTGCAGGAACACTTGGATGCTGTGGAAAGCACTGCCCTGGAACAAGGGCTGCCCCCTGAAGGGTTTGAGATACTGCTGAAGGTGGTGCTCAGTGGCAGATTTG ctgataCAGTGAATACTCGTTTGTTGAAGAGCCTGATTCCTGCCTCAGTGATACCAGAAAATTCTGTGGTTACAGCTGTGTCTTGGCTCTGTGTTGGCAAATGCTCAGGCAACATCCAG CTGCTTTTTTTGAAGTGGCTGATCACAATGTTTGACTTCATTGATCACAAGGAACAGCTTAATGCCCTCTATggtttcttcttctccttcctgcaaGATGAGAAGTTG TGCCCCTATGTCTGCCACGTGCTCTACCTGCTGACCAGGAAGGAAAATG tcAGGCCTTTTCGGATTAGGATCCTGCTTGACCTCCAAGCAAAAATG GGAATGCAGTCTCATCTGCAAGCTCTGCTGTCACTTTACAAACTTTTCTGCCCAGAACAGGTGACCATAACCCTTCCTGGGAAAATGAAG ACTTACTTCAAGAACTCAGAGGGCCCATGGAAAGCAGCAATCACTGCAGTAAGGCAGAGAAACCAAGGAAcctctcccctgtcccaggcagtGTTTTTGGGCACATCTCAGCCTCAGTCACGAAAGAGG AAATGGAATGCCCAGTTGGTTATACCTGCAAGCAGTGCAAGCACAAAACATTTAGATGAGGACAGAGAAAAGAGCAGTTTTAATTTGTGCAGTCCAAATGAGTCTTTTCcagtggagcagctgcagacCTTCCCTCAGCTCCTACAGAATATCCACTGTCTAGAG tttcCTTCCCAGATGGGTTCAGTGCTAACAAACCCCTTGTTGCTTCACTACATGAATTGTGTGAAAGATGAATCTATTTACCTGAGGCTCTACTACTGGATGGGCCAGAGGCTCCAGGAAG AATGCACCTGGTGTGTGGTTGATAACCCATATGAAGAAGAATTCAGGAGCTTCCTGGAAACTGCCTACAAGGCAGAATGTTTCTTGCAG AAGGGATTTTCTGCCTGTGAAGAGTTCCTGTATAAGACCCTTCCCCTCTGGGATGGCGTCTGCTGCCGCTCAGAAGTCCTCGGGCTCGTGAGCTGGATCCCCCTCAGCAGTTTCTCTG acattAAGCCATATGTCTTtgatcccctggcacagctctttTTCACATCATCTATTTACTTTAAG TGCAGTGTTCTTGagagcctgaaggagctgctgcagaactgGTTAAATTCCAGTGTGTTTAAAATGGATTTGGAGATTTCTTCTGT GAACACCACCCTGTCTGGACTGGTGAACGTGGTGGCTGAGCTGGTTCACTTTGTGGGATGGATCTCTACTGTTGGACTGCGTTTGGAAAACAATTCCACCTTCTTGCTGTACTTCATTCTGGATTTCTATGGCACT GTGTGTGACATGTACCTGAAGTACAACCTGCCTTTGCTGATCATGCCTCCTGCTGGGGTTTTCtacccagcactgctcagcatgGATTCTGTCAACTTGAATCATCTCTGCTACATTATGTACAG gtatcGAGCTAACTTAGTGGCTGCAAAAGAAAATGAGCTGAGTAAAAAG aaAATCCTGCAGTTCAAGTTCAGTAACCAGACATACCAAGAGTACAACCAGTACATAATAGCTATGGTGGGCTGTCTGTGGACATCCAGTGCATTCCAGAAGGATATTCATCCTCAAGGTCTTCGTATGGATGATAAACTGCTGAGTAAAACTGCAGTGAAGGAAGTAAAAACCAGCTTTAACATTGTCTATCATCCAGCCATGATGGGCTACTCTATTAAATTCCTGCAGCAG ATTTGTCCTGAAGATACCACCTTCAACTTCAAATTAATTAAG GGGAAGAAGTGGGACTGGTATCTGGAATATCTCTACACCCAGGGTCTGAAGGGGCTGAAGGTGTTCATTGAGAGCAGCATCAGTCGGGTTTCCCAGGCCCGCAGCAAAGCAGGGAATGTGGAAGTGTGA